A stretch of the Bradyrhizobium arachidis genome encodes the following:
- a CDS encoding crotonase/enoyl-CoA hydratase family protein, with amino-acid sequence MTQGNADTATAGASGLLKIERADKVLTVGLNRPAKRNALNDGIILEIGDCFATLPADIGAVVIHGIGDHFSSGLDLSELQDHDATGGLLHSQMWHRVFDRIQYSRVPVIAALKGAVIGGGLELACAAHIRVAEPSTYFALPEGQRGIFVGGGGSVRLPRLIGVARMMDMMLTGRVYSATEGASYGFSQYLTEADGSLPKALELAQRIASNAPLTNFAVLQALPMIAEANPQTGLLMESLMATVAQSDKEAKRRIREFLEHKTAKVKPKS; translated from the coding sequence ATGACACAGGGAAACGCCGATACCGCGACTGCGGGTGCCTCCGGGCTGCTCAAAATCGAGAGGGCGGACAAGGTCTTGACCGTGGGCCTGAACCGGCCGGCCAAGCGCAACGCACTCAATGACGGCATCATCCTTGAGATCGGCGACTGCTTTGCGACGCTGCCTGCGGACATCGGGGCGGTGGTCATCCATGGCATCGGCGACCATTTCTCCTCCGGCCTCGATCTCTCCGAATTGCAGGACCATGACGCCACCGGCGGCCTGTTGCACTCCCAGATGTGGCACCGGGTCTTCGACCGCATCCAGTACAGCCGCGTGCCCGTCATTGCCGCGCTGAAGGGCGCCGTGATCGGCGGCGGGCTGGAGCTCGCCTGCGCCGCCCATATCCGCGTCGCCGAGCCCTCGACCTATTTCGCGCTGCCGGAAGGCCAGCGCGGCATCTTCGTCGGTGGCGGCGGCTCGGTGCGGCTGCCGCGCCTGATCGGCGTCGCGCGCATGATGGACATGATGCTGACGGGCCGCGTCTATTCCGCGACCGAGGGCGCCTCCTACGGCTTCTCGCAATATCTGACCGAGGCTGATGGCTCACTGCCCAAGGCGCTGGAGCTCGCCCAGCGCATCGCCTCCAACGCGCCGCTGACCAATTTCGCCGTACTCCAGGCGCTGCCGATGATCGCGGAGGCCAATCCGCAGACCGGCCTGTTGATGGAATCGCTGATGGCGACGGTGGCGCAGAGCGACAAGGAAGCCAAGCGCCGCATCCGCGAGTTTCTTGAGCACAAGACCGCCAAGGTGAAGCCCAAATCATGA
- a CDS encoding DUF2270 domain-containing protein: MSPLASSDSSPRHSFDPAEMGAIAHLYRGEVYRSTIWRTRLDNTTNWSIVTMGIALSTTFSSPGASPLPLVLVGLLVAAFLAMEARRYRYFNVWRARARWLEKNFYAPMFTGEAHDDSWQALLARDYTAPRHHISFVRAAGRRLRRNYVWILVIQAAAYYGKIAIHPTPAVSLAEFVDRAAVGPLPGWVVLIMGFAYDFGWLAFALGTLWLDQREHGAKGDGVAMG; the protein is encoded by the coding sequence ATGTCCCCTTTGGCTTCCAGCGACTCAAGCCCGCGACACAGCTTCGATCCTGCCGAAATGGGCGCCATCGCCCATCTCTACCGCGGCGAGGTCTATCGCTCGACGATCTGGCGAACGCGGCTCGACAACACGACCAACTGGTCGATCGTCACGATGGGTATCGCTCTGTCGACGACCTTTTCGAGTCCGGGGGCGTCGCCCCTGCCGCTCGTGCTCGTCGGCCTGCTGGTCGCCGCGTTCCTCGCGATGGAGGCGCGGCGGTATCGCTATTTCAACGTCTGGCGTGCCCGCGCTCGCTGGCTGGAGAAGAATTTCTACGCCCCGATGTTCACGGGCGAGGCGCATGACGACAGCTGGCAGGCACTTCTTGCGCGCGACTACACCGCGCCCCGTCATCACATTTCGTTCGTCCGCGCCGCGGGGCGGCGGCTGCGCCGCAACTACGTTTGGATTCTCGTCATCCAGGCGGCCGCCTATTACGGCAAGATTGCAATCCATCCGACGCCGGCAGTGAGCCTCGCGGAATTCGTCGACCGCGCCGCCGTCGGACCGCTTCCCGGCTGGGTCGTCCTGATCATGGGTTTTGCCTACGATTTCGGCTGGCTGGCGTTTGCGCTCGGCACGCTGTGGCTTGACCAGCGGGAGCACGGGGCCAAGGGCGACGGAGTGGCGATGGGCTAG
- a CDS encoding DUF3237 domain-containing protein has product MSTPTLETKYVFTITARIGDVTSAGDIGTGVRRIIPIIGGEVKGAVNGKVLPFGADFQIIRPNELIELEAKYAFETDDGATVYVENKGMRFGPVDLLQKLKRGEPVDPKLIYFRTTPKFETGHEKYRWLMEHIFVASAARHADRVVIDVHQVM; this is encoded by the coding sequence ATGAGCACGCCGACGCTTGAGACCAAGTACGTCTTCACCATCACCGCCAGGATCGGCGATGTCACCAGCGCCGGCGACATCGGCACTGGCGTCCGCCGCATCATCCCGATCATCGGCGGCGAGGTGAAGGGCGCGGTCAACGGCAAGGTGCTGCCGTTCGGCGCCGACTTCCAGATCATCCGTCCCAACGAGCTGATCGAGCTGGAGGCCAAATACGCCTTCGAGACCGACGACGGCGCCACCGTCTATGTCGAGAACAAGGGCATGCGCTTCGGCCCGGTGGATCTGCTGCAAAAGCTCAAGCGCGGCGAGCCGGTCGATCCAAAGCTGATCTATTTCCGCACCACTCCGAAGTTTGAGACCGGGCACGAAAAATATCGCTGGCTGATGGAGCACATCTTCGTGGCGTCCGCAGCGCGGCACGCCGATCGCGTCGTGATCGATGTGCATCAGGTGATGTGA
- a CDS encoding TRAP transporter large permease, translating to MSTDAVAVIGFVSLFVLMLLRVPVGMAMGLVGVTGFAYLVNGTAALKLVGQTSMRTVTDYTFGVIPMFLLMGSFVSHSGMSRELFRAANGFVGHLRGGLGIATVGACGGFAAICGSSVATAATFSAVAYPEMRRFGYPQSFATGVIAAGGTLGAMLPPSTVLAVYGIITEQDIGKLFIAGIIPGLLAMTMYMITIGLIGYLRPDFLPKGKKLPWGERFAGLKDIWAPVLLFLFVIGGLYGLPYLPRFTPTEAGGVGAAGAFIIGVLTGRLDKEKILASLLQATRTAAAVFTVLIGALIFGYFLTVTQTPQKVTEFLTGLGLGSYGVLALIMVMYLVLGCLMDAMAMIILTVPIIFPVITHLGFDPIWFGVIIVMTVELGLIHPPVGMNVFVIKSVVKDVSFSTIFKGVIPFVVTDLIRLIILIAFPLLATWLPTRMMQ from the coding sequence ATGAGCACCGATGCCGTCGCCGTAATCGGCTTCGTTTCCCTTTTCGTCCTGATGTTGCTGCGCGTGCCCGTCGGCATGGCCATGGGCCTCGTCGGCGTCACCGGCTTCGCCTATCTCGTCAACGGGACGGCGGCACTGAAGCTGGTCGGCCAGACCTCGATGCGCACGGTCACCGACTACACCTTTGGCGTCATCCCGATGTTCCTGCTGATGGGTTCCTTCGTCAGCCATTCCGGCATGAGCCGCGAGCTGTTCCGTGCTGCCAACGGCTTTGTCGGGCATCTGCGCGGCGGCCTTGGCATTGCCACCGTCGGCGCCTGCGGCGGCTTTGCCGCGATCTGTGGCTCGTCGGTGGCGACCGCCGCCACCTTCTCCGCGGTCGCCTATCCAGAGATGCGGCGTTTCGGCTATCCGCAATCCTTCGCCACCGGCGTGATTGCGGCCGGCGGTACACTGGGCGCGATGCTGCCGCCCTCCACCGTGCTCGCGGTCTACGGCATCATCACCGAGCAGGACATCGGAAAGCTCTTCATCGCCGGCATCATCCCGGGCCTGCTGGCGATGACCATGTACATGATCACCATCGGCCTAATCGGCTATCTCCGTCCCGACTTCCTGCCAAAGGGCAAGAAGCTGCCATGGGGCGAGCGCTTTGCCGGATTGAAGGACATCTGGGCGCCAGTGCTGCTGTTCCTCTTCGTCATCGGCGGTCTCTACGGCCTGCCCTATCTGCCGCGCTTCACGCCGACGGAAGCCGGCGGTGTCGGCGCCGCCGGCGCCTTCATCATCGGCGTGCTCACCGGACGGCTGGATAAGGAAAAGATCCTGGCTTCGCTGCTGCAGGCGACGCGCACGGCGGCGGCCGTGTTCACCGTGCTGATCGGTGCGCTGATCTTCGGCTACTTCCTGACGGTGACGCAGACCCCGCAGAAGGTCACGGAATTCCTCACCGGCCTCGGCCTCGGCTCCTACGGCGTGCTGGCGCTGATCATGGTGATGTATCTCGTGCTGGGATGCCTGATGGATGCCATGGCGATGATCATCCTCACCGTGCCGATCATCTTCCCCGTGATCACGCATCTCGGCTTCGACCCGATCTGGTTCGGCGTCATCATCGTGATGACGGTCGAGCTCGGCCTGATTCACCCGCCGGTCGGCATGAACGTCTTTGTCATCAAGAGCGTGGTGAAGGACGTCTCCTTCTCCACCATCTTCAAGGGCGTCATCCCCTTCGTGGTCACCGACCTCATCCGCCTCATCATCCTGATCGCCTTCCCGCTGCTCGCGACCTGGCTGCCGACGCGGATGATGCAGTAG
- a CDS encoding TRAP transporter small permease, with amino-acid sequence MKRAWMDRIIDTIEWIAAGFVGLVALDIFVSVLLRNTLNYSIPDSFDIGRMLLGILIFWGIAATSYRGTHITVDLVWGNVGPRYQRWIDVFATLVLLFVVTVQTWTLFDKVRGTYNDNVLTFDMHMPTWPFFAIAWIGDVSAVLLIAIRTYRLIFHPEDMHDPKFKATE; translated from the coding sequence ATGAAGCGCGCCTGGATGGATCGCATCATCGATACGATCGAATGGATCGCCGCCGGCTTCGTCGGCCTTGTCGCGCTCGACATCTTCGTCTCTGTCCTCCTGCGCAACACGCTGAATTATTCGATCCCCGATTCCTTCGACATCGGCCGCATGCTGCTCGGCATCCTGATCTTCTGGGGCATCGCGGCAACCTCCTATCGCGGCACCCACATCACGGTCGACCTGGTCTGGGGCAATGTCGGACCACGCTACCAACGCTGGATCGACGTGTTCGCAACGCTGGTGCTGCTGTTCGTCGTCACCGTGCAGACCTGGACGTTGTTCGACAAGGTACGCGGCACCTATAACGACAACGTCCTGACCTTCGACATGCATATGCCGACCTGGCCGTTCTTCGCGATCGCCTGGATCGGCGACGTCTCCGCCGTGCTGCTGATCGCGATCCGAACCTACCGGCTGATCTTCCATCCCGAAGACATGCACGATCCAAAATTCAAGGCGACGGAGTAG
- a CDS encoding TRAP transporter substrate-binding protein yields MRKAWLALLVAASVTPAFGQDKTFELKISHWVPASHPLQKSLEDWAAAVEKDSGGTIKGKVFPAQQLGKAFDHYDMARDGIADVTYVNPGYQPGRFPIVGAGELPFLISDAKGGSAGLDAWYRKYAEKEMKDVKYCLAFVHSPSSFHSRTKKIVVPEDVKGMKIRPAHATMANFVTSLGGTNVQSSAPEVRDIIERGVADGVTFPWGSLLLFGIDKVTKYDMEAPLYVTTFVFVMNKDKYNAMSDKQKAAIDKNCSTEMAGVVGEHWGKFEDAGIEKIKAESGHEVYKLTPEQTAQWKKAAEPLVKTWGDGVKKNGGDPGAALTELKDSLKKYNALAE; encoded by the coding sequence ATGAGGAAAGCGTGGTTGGCGTTGCTGGTGGCCGCCAGCGTGACGCCTGCGTTCGGGCAGGACAAGACCTTCGAGCTGAAGATCTCGCATTGGGTGCCGGCCTCGCACCCGCTGCAGAAATCGCTGGAAGACTGGGCGGCTGCGGTGGAAAAGGACTCCGGCGGCACCATCAAGGGCAAGGTTTTCCCGGCGCAGCAGCTCGGCAAGGCTTTTGACCATTACGACATGGCCCGCGACGGCATCGCCGACGTCACCTATGTCAATCCCGGCTATCAGCCCGGCCGTTTCCCGATCGTAGGTGCCGGCGAACTGCCGTTCCTGATCTCCGACGCGAAGGGCGGCTCGGCGGGGCTCGACGCCTGGTACCGCAAATATGCCGAGAAGGAGATGAAGGACGTCAAATACTGCCTCGCCTTCGTCCACTCGCCGTCCTCCTTCCACTCCCGCACCAAGAAGATCGTGGTGCCCGAGGACGTGAAGGGCATGAAGATCCGCCCGGCGCACGCCACCATGGCGAACTTCGTGACCTCGCTCGGCGGCACCAACGTGCAGTCGTCCGCGCCGGAAGTGCGCGACATCATCGAGCGCGGCGTCGCCGACGGCGTCACCTTCCCCTGGGGCTCGCTGCTTCTGTTCGGCATCGACAAGGTGACGAAGTACGACATGGAGGCGCCGCTCTACGTCACGACCTTCGTCTTCGTGATGAACAAGGACAAGTACAACGCGATGTCCGACAAGCAGAAGGCGGCGATCGACAAGAACTGCTCGACCGAAATGGCGGGTGTCGTCGGCGAACACTGGGGCAAGTTCGAGGATGCCGGTATCGAGAAGATCAAGGCGGAATCCGGTCACGAAGTCTACAAGCTGACACCGGAGCAGACCGCGCAGTGGAAGAAGGCCGCCGAGCCGCTGGTCAAGACCTGGGGCGACGGCGTCAAGAAGAACGGCGGCGATCCGGGTGCGGCGCTGACCGAGCTGAAGGACTCGCTGAAGAAGTACAACGCGCTCGCTGAGTAG